TGCCGCTGCCGTTGATGCCGCCCTGGTACAGCTCGGACACCGTGGGCATGCGCACGGCGCGGCCGGTAGAGGCCTTGAGCACCCACAGATCATTGGCCTGGTAGGCCACTGCAGCCTTGGGCGAGAAGTAGGTCTCGTTGCGCTCGGGGTGGCCCACGGTGGTGGTGGCGTTGCCGGTCTGGCCGTTGCTGGCGCTCCAGCGCTCGGCGCGGGCGCCCAGCACGGCCTTCCACTTCGGCGCGATCTTCCAGGTGTCTTGCGCCCACAGGCCGATGAGCTGGGTGTCGCCGTTAAAGGCCTGGTTGCGGGCGCCCGTGCCACCGTTGATCCAGTTGCTGGTGGCGTTCTCCACGGTGCGCAGCTGATAGCTGTCGCGCTGCAGGCCAAAGTCCACGATGTGCGCGCCCTGCACGCCGTCGGGCCGCCAGGTGCCCTTGGCCGCCAGGGTGTTCCAGCCGGTGCCCTTGCTGTTGACGATGCGGCCCGCGCCGCCGCTCAAAGCGGCAGGCAGCGCCACAGTGGCGGCGCGCAGGGTGTCGGTCTGGTAGTCGTACAGGCTGGCGGCCACCTCCCAGTCGAACGTGCCCTGGGTGTGGCTCTTGACCGACAGGCCGTGCATGAGATGCGTGAGGTCTTCGTTGGACACATTGAAGTCGGTGGGTGTGAGCGCAAACGAGCGGCCATTGATGTTGACCGTGCCGCTGTAGACCGCATTGCCGTTGGCATCGCGCAGGTAGCTGGTGGGCCGCCCTTCGGATTCGTTGTGCCACCAGCCAAAGGTGTAGGCAGCCCGCACGGTGGGCGAGAAGTCGTAGGCGATCTTGGCCTTGATGTGATCTTGCTGCGTGTGGTATTGCGTGGCGGTGCCCAGCAGGTACCAGGGCTGGTTGCTGCGGTTATTGCCCAGCACCGCGCCCGTCACGGGCGTACCCGCATTGCCCACGGTACCAGCGGACACGAGGCGCGTGGGGAAGGTGAGCGGCTGGCCTTCGCTGTCGGTCTTGTTGAAGTTGAGAAACCAGGACCAGTCGCCATTCTTGTTACCCACCGAGGCGCTCACCTGTTTGCCCGCGTAGCTGGTACTGGTGCCATACAGGTCAAACGGTTGGTGCTGGGTACTGACCTTGCCGTGCGCCTCAAATTTTGTCGGCATGCGCGTGACGTAG
This Acidovorax sp. 106 DNA region includes the following protein-coding sequences:
- a CDS encoding TonB-dependent receptor, which encodes MRKSRMALAVASAFPLVFTFTVTGAVPAFAQTADSTGVGSNAPVKELGVVTITGGQPTSLPTQIPTTIEGVTREQIEHAINATDSEDALKYLPSLLVRKRYIGDYNHAVLSTRASGTGNPARSMVFADGILLSNYLGNGPTNAPRWMLVTPEEIERVDVLYGPFSAAYAGNSVGAVVDYVTRMPTKFEAHGKVSTQHQPFDLYGTSTSYAGKQVSASVGNKNGDWSWFLNFNKTDSEGQPLTFPTRLVSAGTVGNAGTPVTGAVLGNNRSNQPWYLLGTATQYHTQQDHIKAKIAYDFSPTVRAAYTFGWWHNESEGRPTSYLRDANGNAVYSGTVNINGRSFALTPTDFNVSNEDLTHLMHGLSVKSHTQGTFDWEVAASLYDYQTDTLRAATVALPAALSGGAGRIVNSKGTGWNTLAAKGTWRPDGVQGAHIVDFGLQRDSYQLRTVENATSNWINGGTGARNQAFNGDTQLIGLWAQDTWKIAPKWKAVLGARAERWSASNGQTGNATTTVGHPERNETYFSPKAAVAYQANDLWVLKASTGRAVRMPTVSELYQGGINGSGTLINNDPNLKPEKSWTTELTAERDMGNGLLRLTAFFERTKDALYSQTNVLVTPNVTNVQNVDAIQTKGIELSYQAANVFVRGLELGSSLTWTDSKIKRNDKFPASVGKWQPRIPEWRATAVATYRPDDTWSYTLGARYSGKQYSTLDNTDVNGFAYQGASRYFTTDVRVRYQITKQVSAAVGIDNLNNYQFWNFHPYPQRTYMAELKVDL